A section of the Jannaschia sp. S6380 genome encodes:
- a CDS encoding MBL fold metallo-hydrolase, with protein sequence MNDLSIPDGYAGLQFPWDTPPAEGDTIEVAEDVLWARLPLPMALDHVNVYFLREGGGWAMVDTGFDTRRTRAILERLRAGPLGGLPITRLLVTHHHPDHVGLAGMLQGGGAELLMTRTAWLMARMLVLDVQPVPTPETFAFCHRYGMDRDVLAARAQERPFNFADVVAPMPLGYTRIAADQVLSLGGRQWRVARGDGHAPEHAVLFEVGGDLVLGGDQLLPGISPNLGLYPTEPDADPVGDWLRACDRLMPLARDDQLVLPGHKTPYRGLPARLASLRQNHVAALNRLHAHLAEPRTGGECFAPLFKRAVADDTYGLAFFEAIAHLNHLWLEGRATRTLREDGVWSWRAA encoded by the coding sequence ATGAACGACCTGTCCATCCCCGACGGATATGCCGGCCTGCAATTCCCCTGGGACACGCCGCCCGCCGAGGGCGATACGATCGAGGTGGCCGAGGACGTGCTCTGGGCCCGTCTGCCGCTGCCGATGGCGCTGGACCATGTGAACGTCTACTTCCTGCGCGAAGGCGGCGGGTGGGCGATGGTCGATACCGGTTTCGACACCAGGCGCACGCGCGCGATCCTCGAACGGCTGCGCGCGGGGCCGCTGGGCGGGCTGCCGATCACGCGCCTTCTGGTCACGCATCACCACCCCGATCACGTGGGTCTTGCCGGCATGCTGCAGGGCGGGGGGGCGGAACTGCTGATGACGCGCACGGCGTGGCTGATGGCGCGGATGCTCGTCCTTGATGTGCAGCCCGTGCCGACGCCCGAGACGTTCGCCTTCTGCCACCGCTACGGCATGGATCGCGACGTGCTGGCGGCCCGCGCGCAGGAGCGGCCCTTCAACTTCGCGGATGTCGTGGCCCCGATGCCCCTGGGCTATACCCGCATCGCCGCCGATCAGGTCCTTTCGCTGGGCGGGCGGCAATGGCGCGTGGCGCGGGGCGACGGCCATGCCCCGGAACATGCCGTCCTGTTCGAGGTCGGCGGCGACCTGGTGCTGGGGGGCGACCAGCTCCTGCCGGGGATCTCGCCCAATCTCGGGCTCTATCCCACGGAACCCGATGCCGATCCGGTGGGCGACTGGCTTCGGGCCTGCGACCGCCTGATGCCGCTGGCACGGGACGATCAGCTTGTGCTGCCTGGCCACAAGACGCCCTATCGCGGGCTGCCTGCGCGACTGGCTTCCTTGCGGCAGAACCATGTCGCGGCGTTGAACCGCCTGCATGCGCATCTGGCCGAGCCGCGAACCGGGGGCGAGTGTTTCGCGCCGCTGTTCAAGCGTGCCGTCGCGGACGACACCTATGGCCTCGCCTTCTTCGAGGCGATCGCCCATCTCAACCACCTCTGGCTGGAGGGGCGGGCCACGCGGACGCTGCGCGAAGACGGCGTCTGGTCGTGGCGCGCGGCCTGA
- a CDS encoding aa3-type cytochrome c oxidase subunit IV, which yields MAEEHKVGSMDITEQEKTFAGFMTFTKWAVIGIIALLIFLAIFRT from the coding sequence ATGGCCGAGGAACACAAAGTCGGAAGCATGGACATCACCGAGCAGGAAAAGACCTTCGCCGGCTTCATGACCTTCACCAAGTGGGCGGTGATCGGAATCATCGCCCTACTGATCTTCCTCGCCATCTTCCGGACCTGA
- a CDS encoding L-threonylcarbamoyladenylate synthase yields the protein MSATETRRHDEMLQAADRLRRGGLVAFPTETVYGLGADATDARAVARVFAAKGRPAFNPLIVHVGDLAAAERLAVFDPVARDLAARFWPGPLTLVLRLAEGHALAPLVTAGLDTVAIRVPAAPLARDLLAAVGRPVAAPSANRSGQVSATRAAHVREGLGADVDLVLDGGPCPVGLESTILRTDPLALLREGGLAAEAIEAALGHAVPRDVTPGKVQAPGQLSSHYAPNAAVRLDVVDAEGDAVHIGFGPVAGDMTLSATGDVVEAAANLFDMLHRADALARARGLARIDVAPIPEVGLGRAINDRLRRAAAPRIAQP from the coding sequence ATGTCAGCAACCGAAACACGACGTCATGACGAGATGTTGCAGGCCGCGGATCGCCTGCGGCGGGGCGGTCTCGTCGCCTTTCCGACCGAGACGGTCTACGGCCTGGGGGCCGACGCGACCGATGCCCGGGCGGTGGCGCGGGTCTTCGCGGCCAAGGGGCGGCCCGCCTTCAATCCGTTGATCGTCCATGTCGGCGATCTTGCGGCGGCCGAGCGCCTCGCGGTCTTCGATCCCGTCGCGCGGGATCTCGCGGCGCGGTTCTGGCCCGGGCCGCTGACGCTGGTGCTTCGCCTGGCCGAGGGGCACGCGCTTGCGCCCCTGGTGACAGCGGGGCTGGATACGGTCGCGATCCGGGTGCCGGCCGCCCCGCTCGCGCGCGATCTTCTTGCGGCGGTGGGTCGACCCGTGGCGGCGCCGTCGGCCAATCGCTCGGGCCAGGTCTCGGCCACCCGGGCCGCGCATGTCCGCGAGGGCCTGGGCGCGGATGTCGACCTCGTGCTGGACGGCGGACCCTGCCCCGTGGGGCTGGAATCGACGATCCTGCGGACCGATCCGCTGGCCCTCCTGCGCGAGGGGGGGCTGGCGGCCGAAGCGATCGAGGCGGCGCTGGGTCACGCCGTTCCGCGCGACGTCACGCCCGGCAAGGTGCAGGCGCCGGGGCAGCTGTCGTCGCACTACGCGCCGAACGCGGCGGTGCGGCTGGATGTGGTCGACGCCGAAGGGGACGCCGTGCATATCGGTTTCGGACCGGTCGCCGGCGACATGACCCTGTCGGCGACGGGCGATGTGGTGGAGGCGGCGGCGAACCTGTTCGACATGCTGCATCGTGCCGACGCGCTGGCCCGGGCGCGCGGGCTGGCGCGCATCGACGTGGCGCCGATCCCCGAGGTCGGGCTGGGACGCGCGATCAACGATCGCCTGCGGCGCGCCGCGGCCCCCCGCATCGCGCAGCCGTGA
- a CDS encoding acyl-CoA dehydrogenase, whose protein sequence is MSYRAPVSELRFVLDHVVGFDRVTATDTFAEATPETVDAILTEAGRMCADVLAPLNRQGDLHPARLENGVVRTSPGFADGFRAIAEGGWLGMSADPEHGGMGLPIALTMAVNEMMGSACLSLQLNPLMTQGQIEALEAHASDEIRDLYIPKLISGEWCGTMNLTEPQAGSDVGALRTKAVPNGDGTYAVTGQKIYISWGDNDFSENVCHLVLARLPDAVEGTKGISLFMVPKRIPDADGTLGVANSLKVVSLEHKLGLHGSPTAVMQYDGATGWLVGAPHKGMAAMFTMMNNARLGVGVQGLSIAEAAMQHAVGYALERRQGKTASGDGTILDHADVRRMILGMKAETFAARAIAMDCAVSLDMAKATGDAGWRARGAFLTPIAKTYGTETGMKVAAEGIQVHGGMGVIEETGAAQYVRDVRVTAIYEGTNGIQAMDLVGRKLMDGGAAAFALLDEVEAFEDDDLRAAASHLRVLTDWMVAQDMQDRFAGAVSYLAAFARVLGVWHHLKAAAADEARAPLARFAAGRLLPEALAEIAKARTGAGELYAVPTEVVAA, encoded by the coding sequence ATGTCCTACCGTGCCCCAGTTTCCGAGCTGCGCTTCGTCCTGGACCATGTCGTCGGCTTCGACCGCGTCACGGCCACCGACACCTTCGCCGAAGCCACGCCCGAGACGGTGGACGCCATCCTGACCGAGGCGGGCCGCATGTGCGCTGACGTGCTGGCGCCGCTGAACCGGCAGGGCGACCTTCATCCCGCACGTCTGGAGAATGGGGTCGTGCGCACCTCGCCCGGGTTCGCCGACGGGTTCCGCGCCATCGCCGAGGGCGGCTGGCTGGGCATGTCCGCCGATCCCGAGCACGGCGGCATGGGTCTTCCGATCGCGCTGACCATGGCCGTCAACGAAATGATGGGATCGGCCTGCCTGTCGCTGCAACTGAACCCGCTTATGACCCAGGGCCAGATCGAAGCGCTGGAGGCGCATGCCTCGGACGAGATCCGGGATTTGTACATCCCCAAGCTCATCTCGGGCGAATGGTGCGGGACGATGAACCTGACCGAGCCGCAGGCCGGCTCGGACGTGGGCGCCCTGCGAACCAAGGCTGTGCCGAACGGCGACGGCACCTATGCCGTCACGGGCCAGAAGATCTATATCAGCTGGGGCGACAACGATTTTTCCGAGAACGTCTGCCATCTGGTTCTCGCGCGCCTGCCGGACGCGGTCGAGGGGACGAAGGGCATCAGCCTGTTCATGGTGCCCAAGCGCATTCCCGATGCCGACGGCACCCTCGGCGTGGCCAATTCGCTGAAGGTCGTCAGCCTTGAGCATAAGCTGGGCCTGCACGGCTCGCCCACGGCGGTGATGCAGTATGACGGCGCGACCGGCTGGCTGGTGGGTGCGCCGCACAAGGGCATGGCTGCCATGTTCACGATGATGAACAACGCCCGCCTGGGTGTCGGCGTCCAGGGCCTGAGCATCGCCGAGGCCGCGATGCAGCATGCCGTGGGCTATGCGCTGGAGCGGCGCCAGGGGAAGACGGCATCGGGCGACGGGACGATCCTCGACCATGCCGACGTGCGCCGCATGATCCTGGGCATGAAGGCCGAGACCTTCGCCGCCCGCGCCATCGCGATGGACTGCGCGGTCTCGCTCGACATGGCCAAGGCCACGGGCGACGCGGGATGGCGCGCGCGCGGCGCCTTCCTGACCCCGATCGCCAAGACCTACGGGACCGAGACCGGGATGAAGGTCGCCGCCGAGGGCATCCAGGTCCATGGCGGCATGGGCGTGATCGAGGAGACGGGCGCCGCGCAATATGTCCGCGACGTGCGCGTCACCGCGATCTACGAAGGTACGAACGGCATTCAGGCGATGGATCTGGTCGGACGCAAGCTGATGGACGGGGGCGCGGCGGCCTTCGCCCTTCTGGACGAGGTCGAGGCGTTCGAGGATGACGACCTGCGCGCCGCGGCCTCGCATCTGCGCGTGCTGACCGACTGGATGGTCGCGCAGGACATGCAGGACCGCTTCGCCGGTGCCGTCTCCTACCTCGCGGCCTTCGCGCGGGTGTTGGGCGTTTGGCATCACCTGAAGGCCGCCGCGGCCGACGAGGCGCGCGCGCCGCTGGCCCGTTTCGCCGCCGGACGCCTGCTGCCCGAGGCCTTGGCCGAAATCGCCAAGGCGCGCACGGGGGCCGGGGAACTCTATGCCGTACCCACCGAGGTGGTCGCGGCCTGA
- a CDS encoding DUF6173 family protein: MTDPTDTHTTAEAMESAAIPRSAELRADGHDHAVPVPARLAAKAQRSPAEWAYQRVIFYLKTFEESLDADQEAAMGFTGGVAGLMRIQGVGFHAPDIVTFSGVDERGFRTQSVQHVSQLNILLRAVPKPENQPEPARIGFRLASALEEAEEAETNGDTGHRDSGAGMG; encoded by the coding sequence ATGACCGACCCAACCGACACCCATACCACGGCCGAAGCGATGGAATCGGCCGCCATCCCGCGCTCTGCCGAGCTGCGCGCCGACGGACACGACCACGCCGTCCCGGTCCCCGCGCGGCTGGCCGCGAAGGCGCAGCGCAGCCCGGCGGAATGGGCCTATCAGCGCGTGATCTTCTATCTGAAGACCTTCGAGGAAAGCCTCGACGCCGACCAGGAGGCGGCGATGGGATTCACCGGCGGGGTCGCGGGCCTTATGCGGATCCAGGGCGTGGGCTTTCACGCGCCCGACATCGTCACCTTTTCCGGCGTCGACGAGCGGGGGTTCCGCACGCAGTCCGTCCAGCATGTCAGCCAGTTGAACATCCTCCTGCGCGCCGTTCCAAAGCCCGAGAACCAACCCGAACCCGCCCGCATCGGCTTTCGCCTGGCCAGCGCGCTCGAGGAGGCGGAGGAGGCCGAGACGAACGGTGACACGGGGCATCGTGACAGCGGCGCGGGCATGGGCTAG